A section of the Candidatus Binatia bacterium genome encodes:
- a CDS encoding putative short-chain dehydrogenase/reductase, producing MARLLEGKVAIITGSGRGIGREEALLMAKLGAKIVVNDLGAHFDGSGQPTDTPAQQVVSEIKAMGGDAVANGENVADFKGAKRMIECALDHFGKLNIVVNNAGILRDRMIFNMSEEDWDSVIAVHLKGSFNMARHACEYWREEHKKGNILNGRLINTSSDAGLLGNVGQSNYGSAKAAVAAMAIIVDKEMQKYGVTANAIAPIARTRLTVDATPSTAAIMGQQPKEGEFDPFSPAHVAPLVAWLASDDAADVHGEVFRVGAGTVWLMKGWHTVGQVSKRAVWDAAELGQALKAELAKGLTAKEDMGRILASVLQG from the coding sequence ATGGCACGTCTTCTCGAAGGAAAGGTAGCGATTATCACTGGCTCTGGGCGCGGAATCGGGCGGGAGGAAGCGCTGCTGATGGCCAAACTAGGGGCCAAAATCGTGGTGAACGATTTAGGTGCACACTTTGACGGTAGCGGCCAGCCAACCGATACCCCGGCTCAGCAGGTTGTATCCGAGATCAAAGCCATGGGCGGAGACGCGGTGGCTAACGGTGAAAACGTGGCCGATTTCAAAGGTGCGAAGCGCATGATCGAGTGCGCCTTGGATCACTTCGGAAAGCTCAACATCGTCGTGAATAACGCCGGTATTTTGCGCGATCGCATGATTTTCAACATGTCGGAGGAGGACTGGGACTCAGTCATTGCGGTCCACCTCAAAGGCTCGTTCAACATGGCTCGCCATGCTTGTGAGTATTGGCGCGAGGAGCACAAGAAGGGCAACATTCTCAACGGGCGCCTCATTAATACCTCTTCCGATGCCGGGTTGTTGGGCAACGTCGGGCAGTCAAATTACGGTTCCGCGAAAGCGGCGGTTGCGGCGATGGCGATCATCGTGGACAAAGAAATGCAGAAATATGGTGTGACCGCCAACGCTATTGCCCCCATTGCTCGTACGCGGCTTACGGTGGATGCCACTCCATCCACGGCAGCCATCATGGGCCAGCAACCGAAAGAGGGTGAATTCGACCCCTTTTCTCCCGCACATGTGGCGCCTTTGGTTGCTTGGTTGGCGAGCGATGACGCTGCCGATGTTCATGGCGAGGTGTTTCGCGTCGGCGCTGGAACGGTTTGGCTGATGAAAGGGTGGCACACGGTCGGCCAGGTTTCCAAACGCGCCGTCTGGGACGCGGCGGAACTCGGCCAAGCATTGAAGGCAGAGCTGGCTAAAGGCTTGACGGCCAAAGAGGATATGGGCCGCATCTTGGCCTCGGTGCTGCAAGGCTGA
- the glnB gene encoding nitrogen regulatory protein P-II 1 translates to MKKIEAIIKPFKLDEVKEALAREGVQGMTVSEVKGFGRQKGHTELYRGAEYVVDFLPKIKIEILVSDEKAAACVSLIEQTAKTGRIGDGKIFVLPVEEVVRIRTGERGPDAI, encoded by the coding sequence ATGAAAAAGATCGAGGCCATCATCAAACCGTTCAAGCTCGACGAAGTCAAAGAGGCGCTCGCGCGCGAGGGTGTGCAGGGTATGACCGTGAGCGAGGTCAAGGGCTTCGGTCGGCAAAAAGGGCACACCGAGCTGTACCGAGGCGCCGAATACGTCGTGGATTTTCTTCCCAAGATCAAGATCGAGATCTTGGTGAGCGACGAAAAGGCGGCAGCCTGCGTGAGCCTGATCGAGCAAACGGCCAAGACCGGTCGGATCGGCGACGGCAAAATTTTCGTCCTCCCGGTGGAGGAAGTCGTTCGCATTCGCACCGGCGAGCGCGGACCGGATGCGATTTGA
- the rodA gene encoding rod shape-determining protein RodA: protein MLKIDRRLIAHFDWPLLLAVLLLLAVGLVTVLSATHTEEKLVSGLFWRQLSWVALGLVALCAVLPFDYHVLKRWGWVFYVFTLILLILVVFVGTIAGGARRWISVAGFSMQPSEFAKLAVIIMTASFLHHRVSEDRLHWRPALVALGIAALPAALILKQPDLGTAMVVLSVGVLLLLVAGLSLRWVAAAILIAVPVFPYVWQHLKPYQQRRLLMFLDPERDPLGNGYHIIQSKIAIGSGMWGGKGLFRGTQYRLNFLPEQHTDFIFSVFAEEWGFVGACVLLGLYLFLLYRCWVAIHRARDAFGVLLAFGVTTMIFLQVLVNVMMAAGALPVVGVTLPFLSYGGSSLLACMMGIGLLLNISMRRFTF from the coding sequence ATGCTCAAGATCGATCGGCGGTTGATCGCGCACTTTGACTGGCCGTTGTTGCTGGCGGTGTTGTTGCTGCTGGCGGTGGGCTTGGTGACCGTGCTGAGCGCGACGCACACGGAAGAGAAGTTGGTGAGCGGCTTGTTTTGGCGGCAACTTTCTTGGGTGGCCCTGGGGCTGGTGGCTCTCTGCGCTGTGCTGCCGTTCGATTACCATGTTTTGAAACGTTGGGGGTGGGTGTTTTACGTCTTCACCCTGATTCTACTGATCCTGGTGGTGTTCGTCGGTACGATCGCGGGCGGAGCTCGCCGTTGGATCAGCGTTGCGGGCTTCTCCATGCAGCCTTCGGAATTCGCCAAGCTTGCCGTGATCATCATGACGGCAAGCTTCCTCCATCACCGCGTGAGCGAGGATCGCCTCCATTGGCGGCCCGCGCTGGTGGCGTTGGGCATCGCGGCGTTACCGGCCGCACTCATCCTGAAACAGCCCGACTTGGGAACAGCGATGGTGGTGCTGAGTGTGGGGGTGCTGCTGCTGCTCGTTGCCGGGCTTTCGCTCCGCTGGGTGGCCGCAGCCATTTTGATCGCAGTCCCCGTGTTTCCTTACGTGTGGCAGCACCTCAAGCCGTATCAACAGCGGCGACTACTGATGTTCTTGGATCCCGAACGCGATCCGCTCGGCAATGGATACCACATCATTCAGTCGAAGATTGCCATCGGATCCGGGATGTGGGGCGGGAAAGGCTTATTCCGCGGGACCCAATACCGACTGAATTTTCTGCCCGAACAGCATACCGATTTCATCTTTTCAGTGTTCGCGGAGGAGTGGGGATTCGTCGGGGCATGCGTTTTGCTCGGGTTGTACCTGTTTCTACTGTATCGCTGCTGGGTGGCCATCCACCGCGCCCGCGACGCGTTCGGCGTATTGCTGGCGTTTGGAGTGACCACGATGATTTTTCTCCAGGTGCTCGTCAACGTGATGATGGCCGCAGGAGCGCTGCCTGTGGTGGGCGTGACGCTCCCGTTTTTGAGTTACGGTGGTTCCTCGCTGCTTGCGTGTATGATGGGGATCGGCCTGCTGCTGAACATCAGCATGCGCCGATTCACCTTTTGA
- a CDS encoding Rossman fold protein, TIGR00730 family has translation MARITAEQLIQQLQTTVQQLAEDQASIADLKIAAGALREMREGFKLFAPYRHIKKVSTFGSARVQEGDPVFRLAEEFARRIADHGFMVITGAGGGIMEACQRGAGRERSFGVNIRLPHEQQANSIISGDPKLMSFRYFFTRKLFFLKEADAVVLFPGGFGTHDEAFETLTLLQTGKTRPVPLVFLDRPGGTYWTTWRRYVEDHMLRRGMIDRTDFCLFRVTDNVDEAIHEILNFYTVYHSIRYVRELLAIRLQRPLPDAYVAELNEKFADIVVRGRMEQRGPLPAEQDEPDLASLPRLVLQFDRLHYGRLRELIDAINAAPQS, from the coding sequence ATGGCACGGATTACTGCAGAGCAGCTCATCCAGCAGTTGCAGACAACGGTGCAGCAGCTTGCCGAAGACCAAGCGAGCATCGCGGACTTGAAAATTGCCGCTGGCGCGTTGCGCGAGATGCGCGAGGGTTTCAAGCTGTTCGCTCCGTACCGGCACATCAAGAAGGTCAGCACCTTTGGTTCCGCCCGCGTGCAGGAGGGTGATCCCGTGTTTCGTTTGGCGGAGGAATTCGCACGGCGCATTGCGGACCACGGCTTCATGGTGATTACCGGCGCCGGTGGCGGCATTATGGAAGCCTGCCAGCGCGGTGCCGGGCGCGAGCGTAGTTTCGGAGTGAATATCCGGCTACCGCACGAGCAGCAGGCAAACTCCATCATCAGTGGCGACCCGAAACTCATGTCGTTTCGCTACTTCTTCACGCGCAAACTCTTTTTTCTCAAAGAAGCCGATGCGGTCGTGCTCTTTCCTGGCGGGTTTGGGACGCATGACGAAGCCTTTGAAACCTTGACTCTACTGCAAACGGGAAAAACGCGTCCGGTTCCGCTCGTGTTCCTCGATCGCCCGGGCGGAACGTACTGGACCACGTGGCGACGCTACGTCGAGGATCACATGTTGCGGCGGGGCATGATCGACCGGACGGACTTTTGCCTCTTCCGCGTCACCGACAACGTGGACGAGGCGATCCACGAAATCCTGAACTTCTACACCGTGTATCACTCGATCCGCTACGTGCGAGAGCTGTTGGCGATTCGGCTGCAACGGCCCCTGCCCGATGCCTACGTGGCCGAGCTGAACGAGAAGTTTGCCGACATCGTGGTGCGGGGCCGGATGGAACAACGGGGACCGCTGCCGGCCGAGCAAGACGAACCGGATCTGGCTTCGCTCCCCAGGTTAGTCTTGCAGTTCGACCGCTTGCACTACGGGCGCTTGCGTGAATTGATCGACGCCATCAACGCAGCACCACAATCGTAA
- a CDS encoding laccase domain protein, translating to MGEFATLNLSASVGDHPSAVAENWARVQRAFPEVQLWLRMRQVHGTAVRVVDHVPSGEPPECDGLVTNMHGAAVCVLTADCVPILLASSDGALVAAVHAGWRGTAGRVAAEAVRAMVENFDVPATQLWAALGPSIGACCYEVGDEVAALVAAAGLGKALIRGRRGRCHLNLRLANRVTLHEAGVPPEQIFDVGGCTACSTQMFFSHRGQKGRAGRQLSFIVCARNPLQLHAVNG from the coding sequence ATGGGAGAGTTTGCCACCCTCAATTTGTCCGCCTCCGTTGGTGACCACCCGAGCGCGGTTGCAGAGAACTGGGCGCGGGTGCAGCGTGCCTTTCCCGAAGTGCAGCTTTGGCTTCGCATGCGGCAGGTGCACGGCACCGCGGTGCGGGTGGTCGACCATGTCCCCTCGGGCGAGCCGCCGGAGTGCGATGGCCTCGTAACCAACATGCACGGCGCCGCGGTGTGCGTGCTTACGGCCGATTGTGTGCCGATCTTATTGGCCTCCAGCGATGGGGCGCTTGTGGCTGCGGTGCATGCTGGGTGGCGAGGGACCGCCGGTCGCGTGGCGGCAGAGGCTGTGCGCGCGATGGTCGAAAATTTCGATGTTCCTGCGACGCAGTTGTGGGCAGCGTTAGGTCCCTCGATCGGAGCTTGCTGCTACGAGGTGGGAGACGAGGTCGCTGCGTTGGTTGCCGCTGCGGGCTTGGGCAAGGCGTTGATCCGAGGACGGCGCGGGCGTTGCCACTTAAATTTGCGCCTGGCCAATCGCGTCACGTTGCACGAAGCCGGCGTTCCGCCTGAGCAAATCTTCGATGTGGGCGGGTGCACGGCCTGCTCGACGCAAATGTTCTTCTCGCACCGGGGTCAGAAAGGTCGGGCGGGCCGGCAGCTCTCCTTTATCGTTTGCGCTCGCAATCCGCTTCAACTTCACGCCGTGAACGGGTAG
- the ywlE gene encoding protein-arginine-phosphatase — translation MDRRRTILLVCHANTCRSVIAAELLKRELARVGLDKRWEVLSGGIAPYARDGALVSLDARLVLREEGIEIPADAVSTDLKRHRELVARADLVLAMTRAQLEMLREHFPESHGKPAFTWRDFGGLTGDVEDPFNGGTLAYHECRTAIKACLDPIVRRLASDELALAGTLP, via the coding sequence ATGGACCGGCGGCGAACCATCTTACTTGTGTGTCACGCCAACACCTGCCGCAGCGTGATTGCTGCGGAGCTTCTCAAGCGAGAGCTCGCCCGCGTTGGCCTGGACAAACGCTGGGAGGTGCTTTCGGGGGGCATTGCCCCGTACGCGCGAGACGGAGCGTTGGTGTCGCTCGATGCGCGTCTCGTGTTGCGGGAGGAGGGCATCGAAATTCCTGCGGACGCCGTGTCCACCGATCTCAAACGCCATCGCGAACTCGTTGCCCGGGCAGATCTAGTCTTGGCTATGACGCGCGCGCAGCTCGAAATGCTTCGGGAGCATTTCCCCGAGTCGCATGGCAAACCCGCCTTTACGTGGAGGGATTTTGGCGGGCTCACTGGGGACGTCGAAGACCCATTTAACGGTGGAACGCTCGCCTACCACGAATGTCGCACTGCCATTAAGGCATGCCTCGATCCGATCGTGCGTCGCCTCGCAAGCGATGAGCTTGCCCTTGCGGGAACGTTGCCCTGA
- the mrdA gene encoding penicillin-binding protein 2 produces MAWVTLKQREAPALLRRRVQWLLAATALVFLPVVARLWYLQVLHGEEMRLLAENNRIRLHRVQATRGTVVDRYGRVVIDSRPSFDAVFVPEDAEDVAATVENLATLLGLNSAELRALVGKKGRRPFQETVVKRDLSFEEVAAVETHQWDLPGVSLQITPRRSYPHGPLLAHLTGYVGEVGPDELKQNDTYRMGDMIGKSGLERGWEHYLRGIDGGQQVEVDSLGRRLRVLNEVAEVPGHTVKLTIDLDLQQAAHRALGDRDGSVVVIDPRNGEILAMVSHPSFDPNVFARGIRSAEWRALITDRSRPLMNRAIQGQYPPGSTFKFIVAAAALEEGVINPFTRVFCPGGMAFGNHYFRCWRKGGHGSVNVHEALVQSCDTFFYQVAQRLGVDVIAAYARKFGLGAPTGVALEHEKGGTIPDAGWKLRRFRQPWYAGETLSVAIGQGYVTATPLQMANAVGMLATGRRFRPHFVLQVESPEGEVVAREEPEEVARLDVRATTLKQIRDALRDVVETDRGTGKKARLRGIAVAGKTGTAQVVKLGKDRSRPDRLPRHQRDHAWFVAYAPADDPEVAVAAIVEHADGGGGQVAAPLVRDVLSAYFALAQERQQRNYAQDRSAVDRAL; encoded by the coding sequence ATGGCCTGGGTCACGCTGAAGCAGCGCGAAGCCCCGGCGTTGCTGCGCCGGCGGGTTCAGTGGCTCTTGGCTGCTACGGCCCTGGTCTTTTTGCCGGTCGTGGCGCGATTGTGGTACCTGCAGGTGCTGCACGGGGAAGAAATGCGGCTTCTCGCAGAGAACAACCGCATCCGTCTCCATCGCGTGCAGGCGACCAGGGGCACTGTCGTGGACCGTTACGGTCGGGTGGTGATTGACAGTCGCCCGTCGTTCGATGCCGTTTTCGTTCCCGAAGACGCTGAGGACGTGGCAGCGACGGTCGAGAACTTGGCTACCTTGCTGGGCTTGAACTCGGCGGAGCTGCGCGCCCTGGTCGGAAAAAAAGGCCGTCGCCCGTTTCAAGAAACCGTGGTTAAGCGGGACCTGAGTTTCGAGGAAGTCGCGGCGGTAGAAACGCATCAATGGGATCTCCCAGGGGTGAGCCTGCAGATTACGCCGCGGCGGAGCTACCCCCACGGCCCCCTTCTGGCGCACTTGACTGGGTACGTCGGCGAAGTCGGCCCCGACGAGCTCAAGCAAAACGACACGTATCGCATGGGCGATATGATCGGAAAAAGCGGCTTGGAGCGCGGTTGGGAGCATTATCTTCGCGGTATCGACGGCGGCCAACAGGTCGAGGTGGATTCCCTGGGAAGGCGGCTGCGGGTGCTGAACGAAGTTGCCGAGGTGCCGGGGCATACAGTGAAGCTCACCATCGACCTCGATTTGCAACAGGCGGCTCACCGTGCGTTGGGGGATCGTGACGGTAGCGTCGTCGTGATCGATCCACGGAACGGAGAAATTCTTGCCATGGTGAGTCACCCAAGTTTCGATCCCAACGTGTTTGCGCGCGGCATCCGGTCGGCGGAATGGCGGGCACTGATCACGGACCGCTCGCGGCCTTTGATGAATCGTGCCATCCAGGGGCAGTACCCTCCGGGCTCGACGTTCAAGTTTATCGTGGCTGCCGCAGCGCTGGAGGAAGGAGTGATCAATCCGTTTACGCGGGTGTTTTGTCCCGGAGGGATGGCCTTCGGCAACCATTACTTTCGCTGCTGGCGCAAAGGAGGCCATGGTAGTGTCAATGTGCACGAAGCCTTGGTGCAGTCGTGCGATACATTCTTTTACCAGGTGGCGCAGCGACTCGGGGTCGATGTGATCGCGGCGTATGCGCGTAAGTTCGGCCTGGGCGCCCCTACGGGGGTCGCTCTGGAACATGAAAAAGGGGGCACCATCCCCGACGCAGGATGGAAGCTCCGGCGCTTCCGGCAGCCGTGGTATGCAGGGGAAACGCTGTCGGTAGCCATCGGGCAGGGGTACGTCACCGCCACGCCATTGCAAATGGCAAATGCCGTAGGGATGCTTGCGACCGGCCGGCGCTTCCGCCCGCATTTCGTGCTGCAAGTGGAAAGCCCCGAAGGTGAAGTCGTGGCGCGAGAGGAGCCGGAAGAAGTGGCACGGCTCGACGTGCGCGCCACCACTCTCAAACAAATTCGCGATGCGTTGCGAGACGTGGTGGAAACCGACCGAGGAACCGGGAAAAAGGCTCGGCTTCGGGGAATTGCGGTTGCAGGAAAAACCGGCACCGCGCAAGTGGTCAAATTGGGAAAGGATCGCTCCAGGCCGGATCGGCTTCCCCGACACCAGCGCGATCATGCCTGGTTCGTCGCCTACGCGCCGGCAGACGATCCGGAAGTGGCCGTCGCGGCCATTGTCGAGCACGCTGACGGCGGCGGAGGTCAAGTGGCCGCTCCGCTCGTGCGGGATGTGCTGAGTGCGTATTTCGCCCTCGCGCAAGAGCGCCAGCAGAGGAATTATGCTCAAGATCGATCGGCGGTTGATCGCGCACTTTGA
- a CDS encoding ammonium transporter: MRTRLWEKRSIVSLGVAVMLFACTAGAEETNPFADPKVMMDTMWTLVTAMLVFFMNLGFAMVESGLCRAKNTVNILAKNFIVFGVSSLAFLALGWGLMFGNGNSFVGTEGLWFLSGPDNSPATGDAYQGAYQAISWATVPLLAKFFFQLVFAGTAATIVSGAVAERIKFLSFVVFSFVMVGLLYPVTGHWIWGGGWLASYGMWDFAGSTVVHSVGGWAALAGVLLLGPRLGKYGRDGRVHPIPGHNMTSATIGVFVLWLGWFGFNPGSTMALDAKAISHIAVTTNTAAAAASMSALLTAMLLLGKPDLSMILNGCLAGLVAITAPCAWVSVGSSLIIGLIAGVLVVVSVLAFDRWGIDDPVGALSVHLVCGVFGTLAVGLFADSSVAPVTGPANGLFFGGGFGQLWAQFVGVVAVGAYTLGLSLVAWAIIKAVMGLRVPEQEEIEGLDLVEHGITAYPDFQLTNVGSGLVSGGGPRRGAGQPAWSMAAAPAESA, encoded by the coding sequence ATGAGGACAAGACTGTGGGAAAAGAGGAGCATCGTTTCGTTGGGCGTCGCGGTCATGTTGTTCGCATGTACCGCGGGTGCTGAAGAGACAAATCCATTCGCCGACCCGAAGGTCATGATGGACACGATGTGGACGCTGGTGACCGCCATGTTGGTGTTCTTCATGAACCTCGGCTTTGCGATGGTGGAGAGTGGCCTGTGCCGAGCCAAGAACACCGTGAACATCCTGGCAAAAAACTTTATCGTGTTCGGAGTTTCGTCCCTCGCCTTCCTCGCTCTCGGGTGGGGATTGATGTTCGGCAACGGCAACAGTTTCGTCGGGACGGAAGGGTTGTGGTTCTTGAGCGGCCCGGACAATAGCCCAGCGACGGGCGACGCCTACCAGGGCGCGTATCAGGCGATTTCGTGGGCGACGGTACCCTTGCTGGCAAAGTTCTTCTTCCAGCTCGTTTTCGCGGGAACCGCGGCGACGATCGTTTCCGGTGCGGTAGCCGAGCGAATCAAATTTCTTTCGTTTGTCGTGTTCTCGTTCGTCATGGTCGGGTTGCTCTATCCCGTCACGGGGCACTGGATCTGGGGCGGTGGTTGGCTGGCCAGCTACGGCATGTGGGACTTTGCGGGCTCGACGGTAGTTCACTCCGTCGGCGGCTGGGCGGCGTTGGCTGGCGTATTGTTGTTGGGGCCGCGCCTGGGCAAGTACGGTCGCGACGGCCGGGTGCATCCGATCCCGGGTCACAATATGACCTCCGCTACCATTGGAGTTTTCGTGCTCTGGCTCGGATGGTTCGGATTCAATCCGGGAAGCACGATGGCGCTCGATGCCAAGGCAATTTCCCACATTGCGGTAACGACCAACACTGCCGCCGCGGCCGCCTCGATGAGCGCGCTGCTCACCGCGATGCTGTTACTGGGAAAGCCGGATTTGTCGATGATCCTCAACGGTTGCTTGGCGGGACTCGTGGCGATCACCGCACCGTGCGCGTGGGTGAGCGTCGGGAGTTCGTTGATCATCGGGCTCATCGCCGGCGTGCTCGTGGTGGTTTCCGTCCTCGCGTTCGATCGTTGGGGCATTGACGACCCGGTCGGAGCGCTCTCCGTTCACCTGGTTTGCGGAGTGTTTGGAACCCTTGCCGTGGGCCTGTTTGCAGACTCCAGCGTTGCGCCCGTGACTGGGCCAGCCAACGGGTTGTTCTTTGGCGGCGGATTTGGCCAACTGTGGGCACAGTTCGTTGGGGTAGTGGCCGTCGGTGCATACACATTGGGCTTGTCGCTGGTCGCGTGGGCGATCATCAAGGCAGTCATGGGCTTGCGCGTGCCGGAACAGGAAGAGATCGAGGGGCTCGACTTGGTCGAGCATGGCATCACGGCGTACCCGGACTTCCAGCTCACGAATGTGGGGAGTGGTCTCGTGAGTGGGGGTGGGCCTAGGCGAGGGGCTGGGCAGCCGGCTTGGAGTATGGCGGCCGCACCTGCGGAAAGTGCCTGA
- the mreB-1 gene encoding rod shape-determining protein — protein MILDFLLGMFSNDLAIDLGTANTLIYVKGEGIVCNEPSVVAVQKDARGGRRVLAVGAEAKKMLGRTPGSIVAIRPLKDGVIADFEITEAMLRYFIQKIHNRKALVRPRIIICVPFGVTEVEKRAVRESAESAGAREVYLIEEPMAAAIGAGLPITEPTGNMIVDIGGGTTEVAVISLKGVVFSKSIRVGGDKMDEAIVQYIKRKYNLLVGERTAELIKITIGSAYPGNEIQTMEIKGRDLVAGVPKTVEVSDEEIRDSLLEPINQIVDAVRIALERTPPELASDIVDRGITLAGGGALLRNLDVLLREETGLPVMLAEDPLTAVVMGAGKVLDELSLLKDVTIQ, from the coding sequence ATGATTCTCGACTTCTTGTTGGGGATGTTTTCTAACGATTTGGCCATCGATTTGGGCACGGCCAATACCCTGATCTACGTCAAGGGCGAAGGTATTGTCTGCAACGAGCCGTCTGTGGTGGCGGTGCAAAAGGATGCACGCGGGGGCCGGCGGGTGCTGGCTGTTGGCGCGGAGGCGAAAAAAATGTTGGGGCGCACGCCCGGATCCATCGTTGCGATACGCCCGCTCAAGGATGGGGTAATCGCCGATTTCGAGATTACCGAGGCGATGTTGCGCTACTTCATCCAAAAAATTCATAACCGCAAAGCCCTGGTGCGCCCCCGGATCATCATTTGCGTGCCGTTTGGGGTCACGGAGGTCGAAAAACGGGCCGTGCGCGAGTCGGCAGAGTCGGCCGGAGCGCGCGAGGTTTACTTGATCGAAGAACCGATGGCGGCGGCTATCGGTGCGGGGCTGCCGATCACCGAGCCGACCGGGAATATGATCGTGGACATTGGTGGCGGCACGACCGAAGTGGCGGTGATTTCGCTCAAGGGGGTGGTGTTCTCGAAGTCCATTCGGGTAGGCGGAGACAAGATGGACGAAGCCATCGTTCAGTACATCAAGCGCAAGTACAATTTACTGGTCGGTGAGCGAACGGCGGAATTGATCAAGATCACGATCGGCTCGGCCTACCCCGGCAACGAGATCCAGACCATGGAAATCAAGGGGCGGGACCTGGTTGCGGGTGTGCCGAAGACCGTGGAAGTTTCGGACGAAGAGATTCGCGACTCGCTCCTCGAACCCATCAATCAAATTGTGGACGCCGTCCGCATTGCGCTGGAACGTACCCCTCCGGAGCTCGCTTCGGACATCGTGGATCGGGGGATTACCCTGGCCGGAGGGGGCGCGTTGCTGCGCAACCTCGATGTGCTCTTGCGGGAGGAAACCGGCCTGCCCGTCATGTTGGCAGAAGATCCGCTCACGGCGGTCGTCATGGGGGCCGGCAAGGTTTTGGACGAGTTGTCGCTTCTCAAGGATGTGACGATCCAATAG
- a CDS encoding MaoC family dehydratase gives MPQLVPQGRFFEDFTVGEVIQHWPGRTIRDFDDTWFTLLTMNTNPLHFDEHFASQSQHGRCLVNGTLVFAITVGMSVRDISQTAIANLEYESIRHLAPTFHGDTIYAESEILDKTESRSKPDRGVIYVETRARNQRGEIVLTLRRRVLLPKRPRSNP, from the coding sequence ATGCCGCAGTTGGTTCCTCAAGGGCGTTTTTTCGAGGATTTCACCGTCGGGGAGGTGATCCAGCATTGGCCTGGCCGGACCATTCGGGACTTCGACGATACTTGGTTCACCTTGCTGACGATGAACACCAACCCGCTGCATTTTGACGAACATTTCGCCAGCCAGTCTCAGCACGGACGGTGCTTGGTCAACGGGACACTGGTGTTTGCTATCACCGTGGGTATGAGTGTGCGGGACATTAGTCAGACGGCGATCGCCAACTTGGAGTACGAGTCGATTCGGCATCTCGCCCCCACCTTTCACGGCGACACCATCTATGCGGAGAGCGAGATCCTCGATAAAACCGAGTCGCGCTCGAAACCCGACCGGGGCGTGATTTACGTCGAAACGCGTGCCCGCAATCAACGTGGCGAAATTGTTCTGACGCTGCGGCGCCGCGTGCTGCTGCCCAAGCGCCCGCGCTCGAATCCTTGA